Proteins encoded in a region of the Pyrobaculum sp. 3827-6 genome:
- a CDS encoding phosphate uptake regulator PhoU, which translates to MRRLLDIAEGEIARKIREGAGMAEEALSMALREEPNSAVIRELASRIHDLHHEISDLVMEAVARYSPVASDLRFLKGALFVSYDVYRVARYSYDIAVVVERLGSGCWSKRVVEVGEVVKKMVATAVEAFLKRDISALAEVERLDDDVVDRAYEESLMEVLKGADRCKVMETVVLRLLERASDHAVYIANHAYYLVTGQVKR; encoded by the coding sequence GTGAGGAGGCTTCTTGACATTGCGGAGGGGGAGATTGCCCGGAAGATTAGAGAGGGCGCCGGGATGGCGGAGGAGGCGCTCTCCATGGCGCTGAGGGAAGAGCCCAATTCAGCCGTCATTAGAGAGCTGGCGTCGAGGATACACGACTTGCACCACGAGATTTCAGACCTCGTGATGGAGGCCGTGGCGAGGTACTCCCCAGTGGCGAGCGACCTTAGATTTCTCAAGGGCGCCCTCTTTGTGTCATATGACGTGTATAGAGTGGCTAGGTATTCGTACGACATCGCCGTCGTAGTTGAGAGGCTCGGATCTGGTTGCTGGTCTAAAAGAGTTGTCGAGGTGGGTGAGGTTGTGAAGAAGATGGTGGCCACCGCGGTCGAGGCGTTTCTAAAGAGGGACATCTCGGCACTGGCTGAGGTGGAGAGGCTGGACGACGATGTGGTCGACAGGGCATATGAAGAGTCCCTCATGGAGGTACTCAAAGGAGCCGACCGATGTAAGGTTATGGAAACCGTCGTGCTTAGGCTGTTGGAGAGGGCCTCCGACCACGCCGTGTATATCGCCAACCATGCGTATTACCTCGTGACGGGGCAGGTGAAGCGGTAG